Proteins encoded together in one Mycolicibacter minnesotensis window:
- the smc gene encoding chromosome segregation protein SMC, whose product MHLKSLTLKGFKSFAAPTTLRFEPGITAVVGPNGSGKSNVVDALAWVMGEHSAKTLRGGKMEDVIFAGTSSRAPLGRAEVTVTIDNSDNALPIEYAEVSITRRMFRDGASEYEINGASCRLMDVQELLSDSGIGREMHVIVGQGRLAQILESRPEDRRAFIEEAAGVLKHRKRKEKAVRKLDAMAANLARLTDLTTELRRQLKPLGRQAEVARRAATIQADLRDAKLRLTADDLVSRQAEFAGTTDAEATLRREHDLITERLAVAAEELTSHESAVASLTQRAEAAQQTWFSLSALAERVSATVRIASERAHHLDDEPITTGGVDPDALEAEAEQVAAAEQQLLAELAEAGIRLEAARAELAERERRSTEAEKAHLAAVRAEADRREGLARLTGQVETIRARVESIDTNVGQLSTRIEEAATRAQTAQAEFETVQGRVAELDQGEVGLDEHHERTVAALRLADQRVSELQAAERSAERQVASLHARIEALSMGLERRDGAAWLTANHSGPGLFGSIAKLVKVRSGYESALAAVLGSAADALAAENAGAARSALNALKTGDGGRAAIVLGDWPLPAPEQRATLPDGALWAVDLIDAPERLRGAMTAMLSAVAVVADLPAALDLVAERPGVRAVTLDGDLVGAGWVSGGSDRKPSTLEINSEIDKARGELAASETQVGELGAALSGALAEQAARRDVAEQALAALNESDAAIAATHEQLGRLGHEARAADAEWRRRLRERDELEAGRAQTVTELGELEARLRNAEEDQPTTTAEPVDRQQIAAAAEAARGIEVEARLAVRTAEERANAVRGKADSLRRAASAEREARIRAEQARAARARAATTAAAVAEAGSALARRLQHVVTAAARIRDGLAGERQQRAGALVAVRDEVNSLSTRLSALTESLHRDEVAKAQAALRIEQLEQTVLEQFGMSSADLIAEYGPDVALPPTELEMAEFEQARERGEQVTAPAPMRFDRATQERRAKRAERELAELGRVNPLALEEFAALEERYNFLSTQLEDVKGARKDLLDVVAEVDTRILQVFTDAYADVEREFTEVFAALFPGGEGRLLLTDPSDMLTTGVDVEARPPGKKVKRLSLLSGGEKSLTAIAMLVAIFRARPSPFYIMDEVEAALDDTNLRRLLALFEMLRARSQLIVITHQKPTMEVADALYGVTMQGDGITAVISQRIRGEELVSSSS is encoded by the coding sequence GTGCACCTCAAGAGTCTGACGCTGAAGGGCTTCAAGTCCTTCGCCGCGCCGACGACTCTGCGCTTCGAACCGGGCATCACCGCGGTCGTCGGACCCAACGGGTCCGGCAAGTCCAACGTCGTCGACGCCCTGGCCTGGGTGATGGGGGAGCACAGCGCCAAGACCCTGCGCGGCGGCAAGATGGAAGACGTCATCTTCGCCGGCACCTCTTCGCGGGCCCCGCTCGGTCGCGCCGAGGTCACCGTGACCATCGACAACTCCGACAATGCCCTGCCGATCGAGTACGCCGAGGTGTCGATCACCCGGCGAATGTTCCGCGACGGGGCCAGCGAGTACGAGATCAACGGCGCGAGCTGCCGGTTGATGGATGTCCAGGAGCTGCTGAGCGACTCCGGCATCGGCCGCGAGATGCACGTCATCGTCGGGCAGGGCCGGTTGGCGCAGATCCTGGAGTCGCGGCCCGAGGACCGCCGGGCATTCATCGAAGAGGCCGCCGGGGTGCTCAAGCACCGCAAACGCAAGGAGAAGGCGGTTCGCAAGCTGGACGCGATGGCGGCCAACCTGGCCCGCCTGACCGACCTGACCACGGAGCTGCGCCGCCAGCTCAAGCCGCTGGGCCGCCAGGCCGAGGTGGCGCGGCGAGCGGCCACCATCCAGGCTGACCTACGCGACGCCAAGCTGCGGTTGACCGCCGACGACCTGGTCTCGCGGCAGGCCGAGTTCGCCGGCACCACCGACGCCGAGGCGACGCTGCGCCGCGAACATGACCTGATCACCGAGCGGCTCGCGGTGGCAGCCGAGGAACTGACTTCCCATGAGTCCGCGGTCGCCAGCCTGACCCAGCGCGCCGAGGCTGCCCAACAGACCTGGTTCTCGCTCTCGGCGCTTGCCGAACGGGTCAGCGCCACGGTCCGCATCGCCAGCGAACGGGCACACCATCTCGATGACGAGCCCATCACCACCGGCGGAGTCGATCCAGACGCCCTGGAGGCGGAAGCCGAGCAGGTGGCAGCGGCCGAACAGCAGCTGCTGGCCGAGCTGGCCGAGGCCGGCATCCGGCTGGAGGCGGCCCGCGCAGAGTTGGCCGAGCGCGAGCGGCGCAGCACCGAGGCGGAGAAGGCGCATCTGGCCGCAGTCCGAGCCGAAGCCGATCGGCGCGAGGGTCTGGCCCGGCTGACCGGCCAGGTGGAGACGATTCGGGCCCGGGTCGAGTCGATCGACACCAATGTCGGGCAGTTGTCCACGCGTATCGAGGAGGCCGCTACCCGCGCTCAGACTGCGCAGGCCGAGTTCGAAACCGTCCAGGGCCGAGTCGCCGAGCTCGATCAGGGCGAAGTTGGGCTCGACGAGCACCACGAGCGGACCGTCGCGGCGTTGCGGCTGGCCGATCAGCGCGTTTCCGAACTGCAGGCGGCCGAGCGAAGCGCTGAGCGGCAGGTGGCTTCGCTGCACGCGCGCATCGAGGCGTTGTCGATGGGGCTGGAACGCCGAGACGGCGCCGCCTGGCTCACGGCCAACCACAGCGGACCCGGGCTCTTCGGGTCGATCGCGAAGCTGGTCAAGGTGCGCTCAGGGTATGAGTCCGCGCTGGCCGCGGTCCTCGGCTCGGCCGCCGACGCGCTGGCCGCAGAGAACGCCGGCGCCGCCCGCTCGGCGCTGAACGCACTGAAGACCGGGGACGGTGGCCGGGCCGCGATCGTCTTGGGAGACTGGCCGCTGCCTGCCCCCGAACAGCGTGCGACGCTCCCCGACGGGGCACTGTGGGCAGTGGACCTGATCGACGCACCGGAGCGGTTGCGTGGCGCGATGACGGCGATGCTGTCGGCGGTCGCGGTGGTCGCCGATCTGCCCGCAGCGCTGGATCTGGTGGCGGAGCGGCCCGGAGTCCGTGCAGTCACGCTGGACGGCGACCTGGTGGGCGCGGGATGGGTCAGTGGTGGTTCGGACCGCAAACCGTCCACCTTGGAGATCAACAGCGAGATCGACAAGGCCCGCGGCGAACTGGCCGCCTCCGAGACACAGGTCGGCGAACTGGGCGCCGCCCTTTCCGGTGCACTGGCCGAGCAGGCCGCGCGCCGCGACGTCGCCGAGCAGGCGTTGGCCGCGCTCAACGAGTCCGACGCCGCGATCGCCGCCACCCACGAGCAGCTGGGCCGTCTCGGGCACGAGGCCCGCGCCGCCGACGCCGAGTGGCGCCGGCGGCTGCGCGAGCGTGACGAACTGGAGGCCGGCCGGGCACAGACCGTGACCGAGCTGGGCGAACTCGAGGCCCGGCTGCGCAATGCCGAAGAGGATCAGCCGACCACCACCGCCGAGCCGGTGGACCGCCAGCAGATCGCGGCCGCCGCGGAGGCCGCCCGCGGCATCGAGGTGGAGGCCAGGCTGGCGGTGCGTACCGCCGAGGAACGTGCCAATGCGGTGCGCGGCAAAGCCGACTCCCTGCGCCGGGCGGCCTCCGCCGAGCGCGAGGCGCGGATCCGGGCCGAGCAGGCGCGCGCTGCACGTGCCCGCGCGGCCACGACGGCCGCCGCGGTGGCCGAAGCGGGCAGCGCACTGGCTCGGCGCCTGCAACACGTGGTGACCGCAGCGGCACGGATCCGCGACGGGCTCGCCGGTGAACGTCAGCAGCGGGCCGGTGCGTTGGTCGCCGTCCGTGACGAGGTGAACTCGCTGAGTACCCGGCTGAGCGCGCTCACCGAGTCACTGCACCGCGACGAGGTCGCCAAGGCGCAGGCGGCATTGCGCATCGAGCAACTCGAGCAGACGGTGCTCGAACAGTTCGGCATGAGTTCGGCAGACCTGATCGCCGAATACGGTCCAGACGTCGCGCTTCCGCCGACGGAATTGGAGATGGCCGAGTTCGAGCAGGCTCGAGAACGCGGCGAACAGGTCACCGCACCCGCCCCGATGCGGTTCGACCGCGCCACCCAGGAACGCCGGGCCAAACGCGCCGAACGCGAGCTCGCCGAGCTGGGCCGGGTCAACCCGCTGGCTCTCGAGGAGTTCGCCGCGCTCGAGGAGCGCTACAACTTCTTGTCCACGCAGCTCGAAGACGTCAAAGGGGCCCGCAAGGATCTCCTCGATGTGGTGGCCGAGGTCGACACACGCATCCTGCAGGTGTTCACCGACGCCTACGCCGATGTGGAGCGCGAGTTCACTGAGGTGTTCGCTGCGCTGTTCCCCGGCGGGGAGGGCAGACTGCTGCTGACCGACCCCAGCGACATGCTGACCACCGGGGTCGACGTCGAAGCCCGTCCGCCCGGCAAGAAGGTCAAGCGGCTGTCGTTGCTGTCCGGTGGGGAGAAATCGCTGACGGCCATCGCGATGCTGGTGGCGATCTTCCGGGCCCGCCCGTCGCCGTTCTACATCATGGATGAGGTCGAGGCCGCACTCGATGACACCAACCTGCGCCGGTTGCTGGCGCTGTTTGAAATGCTGCGGGCCCGCTCGCAGCTCATCGTCATCACCCATCAGAAGCCCACCATGGAGGTCGCCGACGCCCTGTACGGGGTGACCATGCAGGGCGACGGGATCACCGCGGTGATCTCGCAGCGCATCCGGGGCGAGGAGCTTGTTTCCAGCTCGTCGTGA
- a CDS encoding acylphosphatase: MTTPDVRLNAWVHGQVQGVGFRWWTRSRALELGLTGYAANRPDGRVHVVAQGSRADCQHLLELLRGDGTPGRVDTVVADWADAGDPIDGFAER; this comes from the coding sequence GTGACCACTCCTGACGTCCGTCTCAACGCCTGGGTGCACGGCCAGGTCCAAGGCGTGGGTTTTCGGTGGTGGACGCGGTCGCGGGCACTGGAACTCGGCCTGACGGGATACGCCGCCAACCGCCCGGACGGTCGCGTGCACGTCGTCGCGCAGGGATCGCGCGCGGACTGCCAGCACCTGCTGGAACTGCTCCGGGGCGACGGCACCCCGGGCCGGGTGGACACCGTGGTTGCCGACTGGGCAGACGCCGGGGACCCGATCGACGGATTCGCCGAACGCTAG
- a CDS encoding OsmC family protein, whose translation MTELWVERTGTRRYTGHSSRGAQVLIGSEDVDGVFTPGELLKIALAACSGMSSDAPLSRRLGDDYAATIRVSGPADREQERYPLLEEVLELDLSDLDAADRQRLLTVLRRAIDQVCTVGRTLKSGTEVRFEIDSGDHS comes from the coding sequence ATGACGGAGTTGTGGGTGGAACGAACCGGTACCCGGCGCTACACGGGCCACAGTTCGAGGGGCGCGCAGGTGTTGATCGGCAGTGAAGACGTCGACGGCGTCTTCACCCCGGGTGAACTGTTGAAGATCGCATTGGCGGCGTGCAGCGGAATGTCCAGTGACGCACCGCTGTCCCGCCGCCTCGGCGACGACTATGCCGCGACGATTCGAGTGTCCGGGCCTGCCGATCGCGAGCAGGAGCGATACCCGCTGTTGGAAGAGGTTCTGGAACTGGACCTGTCGGATCTCGACGCGGCCGACCGGCAAAGGCTGCTGACGGTGCTCCGCCGCGCCATCGACCAGGTCTGCACCGTGGGCCGCACCCTGAAATCCGGCACCGAGGTCCGCTTCGAGATCGATTCCGGTGACCACTCCTGA
- a CDS encoding DJ-1/PfpI family protein produces the protein MQVAIPLFPRFTALDAVGPYEVLQRIPDIDVLFVGHSRGEVRSDNGMLGMICDASFEELPRPDVVVVPGGIGTRVLLDDATLLDWISTAHHHTRFTTSVCTGSLLLAAAGLLDGLTATTHWGAVELLEHLGARYVEERVVEHLPQRIITSAGVSSGIDMALRLVELVAGAEAAQAVQLQLEYDPQPPFDCGSLAKAGEAVRLRTTQLRR, from the coding sequence ATGCAGGTCGCGATTCCGCTGTTTCCCCGGTTCACCGCATTGGACGCGGTCGGGCCGTATGAGGTCCTGCAGCGGATCCCCGATATCGATGTGCTCTTCGTCGGGCACAGTCGCGGTGAAGTTCGCAGCGATAACGGCATGCTCGGCATGATCTGCGACGCAAGCTTCGAGGAACTGCCCAGACCGGATGTCGTCGTTGTCCCCGGAGGTATCGGGACAAGGGTGCTTCTCGACGACGCGACCTTGCTGGATTGGATTAGCACGGCACACCACCACACCCGATTCACGACGTCGGTGTGTACCGGGTCGCTGTTGCTGGCCGCTGCCGGGTTGCTGGACGGGCTGACCGCGACCACTCATTGGGGGGCCGTCGAGCTGCTGGAGCACCTGGGCGCGCGCTATGTCGAAGAGCGCGTCGTCGAGCATCTGCCGCAGCGGATCATCACCTCGGCGGGTGTTTCCAGCGGCATCGATATGGCCCTGCGGCTCGTCGAACTCGTCGCCGGCGCCGAGGCCGCCCAAGCGGTCCAGCTGCAGCTCGAATACGACCCCCAGCCGCCGTTCGACTGCGGGTCGCTGGCCAAGGCCGGCGAGGCAGTTCGGCTACGCACCACGCAGCTGCGGCGCTGA
- a CDS encoding PIG-L deacetylase family protein encodes MSTVVVFHAHPDDEVVLTGGTLARAAAEGHRVVVVAATDGRVSNDDVDRLTELHSSAGILGVHRVECLGYADSGFGPEFPADPPGRVRFARADAEEAARRLARILCEEDADLLLGYQANGGYGHRDHVRVHQVGKRARQIATTPRVLEATMPREMLTRIAHVAHTLRLPAPYGREVVRTAYSPEASITHRINVFGYARQKRDALAAHRSQIGASASVERLFGALMRLPPQVAGLMLGREWFVDPALPPGRVHRDIFG; translated from the coding sequence ATGTCGACCGTCGTCGTGTTCCACGCTCACCCCGACGACGAGGTGGTGCTGACCGGTGGCACGCTGGCGCGGGCGGCCGCCGAAGGACATCGAGTGGTCGTCGTGGCGGCGACCGACGGGCGCGTCAGCAACGACGACGTTGATCGCCTGACCGAATTGCACTCAAGTGCAGGCATTCTCGGTGTACATCGCGTCGAGTGCCTGGGTTACGCAGACAGTGGATTCGGGCCGGAGTTTCCTGCCGACCCGCCGGGTCGGGTCAGGTTCGCGCGGGCTGACGCCGAGGAGGCGGCGCGGCGACTGGCGCGGATCCTGTGCGAGGAGGACGCGGATCTGCTGCTGGGCTATCAGGCCAACGGCGGCTACGGCCATCGCGATCATGTGCGAGTTCATCAGGTCGGAAAGCGGGCGAGGCAGATCGCGACCACCCCGCGAGTCCTCGAAGCGACCATGCCCCGGGAAATGCTGACCCGGATCGCCCATGTCGCCCATACATTGCGGCTACCGGCCCCCTATGGGCGTGAAGTGGTGCGCACCGCCTACTCACCGGAGGCGAGTATCACGCACCGGATCAACGTGTTTGGGTACGCCCGGCAAAAGCGAGACGCCCTTGCCGCGCACCGATCCCAGATCGGCGCGAGCGCTTCCGTGGAGCGCCTGTTCGGGGCACTCATGCGACTTCCGCCGCAAGTGGCCGGTCTGATGCTGGGCCGGGAATGGTTCGTGGATCCGGCGCTGCCACCGGGCCGGGTTCACCGCGACATCTTCGGTTGA
- the mutM gene encoding bifunctional DNA-formamidopyrimidine glycosylase/DNA-(apurinic or apyrimidinic site) lyase has protein sequence MPELPEVEVVRRGLDRHLVGRTITAVRVHHLRAVRRHEAGPADLTGRLLGATIAGTDRRGKYLWLLLHGAAADEALVVHLGMSGQMLLGELADTRHLRIAALLDDGTKVSFVDQRTFGGWQLTDLIEVDGAVVPLPVAHLARDPLDPHFDAESVVEVLRRKHSEIKRQLLDQTVVSGIGNIYADEALWRAGIRGTRTADKLSRPRLRALLGAAADVMNDALAAGGTSFDSLYVNVNGESGYFSRSLDAYGREDQPCRRCGTPIRRAKFMNRSSYYCPNCQR, from the coding sequence ATGCCTGAACTTCCCGAGGTCGAGGTGGTTCGGCGCGGTCTGGACAGGCACCTGGTCGGTCGCACGATCACCGCGGTGCGTGTGCATCACCTGCGGGCCGTTCGCCGGCATGAGGCCGGCCCCGCCGATCTGACCGGCCGGCTGCTGGGCGCGACAATCGCAGGTACGGACCGGCGCGGCAAATACCTGTGGCTGTTGCTGCACGGTGCCGCTGCCGACGAGGCGCTGGTGGTGCACCTCGGGATGAGTGGTCAGATGCTGTTGGGGGAGCTCGCCGACACCCGGCATCTGCGCATCGCTGCGCTGCTCGATGACGGTACGAAAGTCAGCTTCGTCGACCAGCGGACCTTCGGCGGGTGGCAGCTCACCGATCTGATCGAGGTGGACGGTGCCGTGGTGCCGCTGCCGGTCGCGCACCTGGCTCGCGATCCGCTGGACCCGCACTTCGACGCCGAATCGGTGGTCGAGGTCCTGCGCCGCAAGCACTCCGAGATCAAACGCCAGCTTCTCGACCAGACCGTGGTGTCGGGAATCGGCAATATCTACGCCGACGAGGCATTGTGGCGGGCCGGTATTCGGGGCACGCGCACGGCCGACAAACTGTCCCGGCCGCGGTTGCGGGCGCTACTGGGAGCTGCCGCGGACGTGATGAACGACGCGCTGGCCGCGGGAGGTACCTCGTTCGACTCGCTCTACGTCAACGTCAACGGTGAGTCCGGCTACTTCAGCCGGTCGCTGGACGCCTATGGCCGCGAAGACCAGCCGTGTCGGCGTTGTGGGACGCCGATCCGCCGGGCGAAATTCATGAATCGCTCGTCGTATTACTGCCCGAATTGCCAACGTTGA
- the rnc gene encoding ribonuclease III, protein MSRPRQALLDALGVDLPDELLTLAVTHRSYAYEHGGLPTNERLEFLGDAVLGLTITDELFHRHPDRPEGDLAKLRSSVVNTSALADVARGLTEHGLGAHLLLGRGEENTGGADKSSILADGMESLLGAVYLQHGIDTARHVILRLFGALLDTVATLGAGLDWKTSLQELTAARGLGVPSYQVSSTGPDHDREFTATAVVADTAYGTGVGRSKKEAEQKAAAAAWQALEALGPQA, encoded by the coding sequence GTGAGCCGTCCGCGTCAGGCCCTGCTCGATGCGCTGGGCGTGGATCTTCCCGATGAGCTGCTCACGCTGGCCGTCACGCACCGCAGCTACGCCTACGAGCACGGCGGCCTACCCACCAATGAGCGGCTGGAGTTCCTCGGCGACGCCGTACTGGGCCTGACGATCACCGACGAGCTCTTCCACCGCCACCCAGACCGGCCCGAAGGCGACCTGGCCAAGCTGCGCTCCAGTGTCGTCAACACCTCGGCGCTGGCCGATGTCGCTCGCGGGCTGACCGAGCACGGGCTAGGGGCACATCTGCTGCTCGGCAGGGGCGAGGAGAACACCGGCGGTGCCGATAAATCCAGCATCCTGGCCGACGGTATGGAATCGCTGCTTGGAGCGGTCTACCTGCAGCACGGAATCGACACCGCCCGACACGTCATCCTGCGCCTGTTCGGCGCGCTGCTCGACACCGTGGCGACCCTCGGCGCGGGCCTGGACTGGAAGACAAGCCTGCAGGAGCTGACCGCCGCTCGCGGCCTGGGTGTCCCGTCTTATCAGGTCAGCTCCACCGGACCCGACCACGACCGCGAGTTCACCGCCACGGCCGTGGTGGCAGACACCGCCTATGGCACCGGCGTCGGCCGGAGCAAGAAGGAAGCCGAGCAGAAGGCTGCGGCGGCAGCCTGGCAGGCACTGGAGGCTCTAGGGCCGCAGGCCTGA